The following proteins come from a genomic window of Synergistaceae bacterium:
- a CDS encoding Ig-like domain-containing protein yields the protein MKFAKLIKAIYIFAAVLLVISPVNAEIISGGYTVNSEHYDLIKRVFKFPSAVSVKNDGLDVDIDIPARFYYSDGFFAEDPYKYNTHLATASLCLAMAGFYSNEGGTGKLADYSNKWVNIYQFMQDIGVNAGDIFRNNYNSIQPQTDSIGVTIGSKQLKNGRKLIIISIRGSNYEKEWASNVTLGTSGEAQGFANAADIVFESINNYINNKSLAQEINSGQIDFWISGYSRAGATTNLTAKRLIDKYVTKGGNRVFAYCNEAPQGGITSAENSNSDYTCIHNIINKNDLVPYVAPKNMSFKRYGVDHYIPGSDANYTGGNSDNAFYEADSGQYSTIKNKMRTHLAAINPNIKFSDSFTTYGIDTGVFSFFNDKKFIKTGDFLLMNNFLDPFLDRLIEWSGTNREKYVSNLQTAFRDYMAIIYDASTAQIELLNERLRKLWDIDVGKSDVIGIVWYALGEWDKPDFKHKEYYTNKLINLLEKNKCYDALKLTNSVKDKLMRIDLPKILDFIMTFASVDYRNNLYSTKGLTQILTFANNSKNISMNHYPEVILAWLRAQDSLYDNETSQVTAKNYTPVQISLLNNNSSDVITNIAEIPELFIERGSDPKAALPDKVTAGYTNGTITELAITWDYSKVKYYSPTHKLDGDLWQEVDNLEVALHEPDPLRAIFTGQVNINNSSTDITANVYISGADRLDPPDSSLHDGEYNGPQKVLLSRSNGESNNIYYMISEIVEYEDGSHGGGGNLPKLYIGEITIGEYGLTEEKQYHLIAYTESQEDNTADSETLIWYIKIKPLQSEDLTSEYASNTTAKIFTLSRDFAVCWRVDKENITFSESNNSDSDSEKAGNSIFINSPSESENIAAKIFNFSVVTIAGTTKRGVYQIPVQISTDGGESWLNEKIITV from the coding sequence TTGAAATTTGCGAAATTGATCAAAGCGATTTATATTTTTGCGGCGGTTCTGCTGGTTATAAGTCCAGTCAATGCAGAAATTATATCAGGCGGCTATACAGTAAACAGCGAACATTATGACCTGATAAAAAGAGTCTTCAAATTTCCTTCTGCTGTCAGTGTAAAGAATGACGGACTCGATGTTGATATTGATATTCCAGCAAGATTTTATTACTCGGACGGATTTTTTGCGGAAGATCCATATAAATATAATACTCATTTAGCGACGGCTTCCCTTTGTCTGGCTATGGCGGGATTCTATTCAAACGAGGGCGGCACAGGAAAACTCGCGGATTATTCAAACAAATGGGTAAATATTTATCAATTTATGCAGGATATTGGCGTGAATGCCGGAGATATTTTCAGGAATAATTATAATTCTATTCAGCCTCAAACTGACAGTATAGGTGTAACAATCGGAAGTAAACAGCTGAAAAATGGCCGTAAATTAATAATAATTTCGATTCGCGGTTCAAACTATGAGAAAGAATGGGCAAGTAATGTAACTCTAGGAACGTCCGGAGAAGCTCAAGGTTTTGCAAATGCTGCTGATATAGTTTTCGAGTCAATTAATAATTACATAAATAATAAGAGTCTCGCTCAAGAAATTAACTCGGGACAAATTGATTTCTGGATTTCGGGTTATTCACGAGCCGGAGCAACTACAAATCTTACTGCAAAACGCTTAATTGATAAATACGTTACTAAGGGCGGGAATAGAGTTTTTGCTTACTGTAACGAGGCACCGCAGGGAGGTATAACAAGCGCGGAAAATTCAAACTCTGATTATACTTGCATTCATAATATAATTAACAAGAATGATCTTGTGCCTTATGTTGCGCCTAAAAATATGTCATTCAAACGTTACGGAGTCGATCACTATATTCCCGGTTCAGACGCGAATTATACGGGCGGAAATTCTGATAATGCATTTTACGAGGCTGATTCAGGGCAATATTCAACGATTAAAAATAAAATGCGGACTCATCTTGCTGCTATAAATCCTAATATAAAATTTTCTGACAGCTTCACAACTTACGGAATAGATACCGGAGTATTTAGTTTTTTCAACGATAAGAAATTTATCAAGACCGGCGATTTTCTGTTAATGAATAATTTTCTCGATCCCTTTCTTGATAGATTAATAGAATGGTCAGGCACAAACCGTGAAAAATATGTCAGTAATCTTCAAACGGCATTTCGTGATTATATGGCTATAATTTATGATGCCAGTACTGCACAGATCGAGCTCTTAAATGAGAGACTGCGGAAATTATGGGATATTGACGTAGGAAAATCTGACGTAATCGGCATTGTATGGTACGCGCTGGGAGAATGGGATAAACCTGATTTCAAGCACAAAGAATATTACACGAATAAATTAATTAACCTGCTCGAAAAAAATAAATGTTATGACGCTCTGAAACTCACTAACTCAGTAAAAGACAAACTCATGAGAATAGACCTCCCGAAAATTCTTGATTTTATTATGACGTTTGCTTCTGTAGATTACCGCAATAATTTATATAGCACTAAAGGATTGACTCAAATTTTAACGTTTGCTAATAACTCTAAGAATATTTCAATGAATCATTATCCCGAAGTTATACTTGCATGGCTGAGAGCTCAAGACTCTTTATATGACAACGAAACAAGCCAAGTTACTGCAAAAAATTATACGCCCGTTCAAATAAGTTTATTAAATAATAATTCAAGCGATGTAATTACTAATATTGCTGAAATCCCCGAATTATTCATAGAAAGAGGCTCAGACCCTAAGGCAGCACTACCCGATAAAGTAACAGCAGGTTATACAAACGGGACTATAACAGAACTTGCTATAACATGGGACTATTCAAAAGTAAAATATTATTCGCCGACTCATAAATTAGACGGTGATTTATGGCAGGAAGTCGATAATTTAGAAGTTGCCTTACATGAGCCTGACCCTTTACGAGCAATTTTTACCGGCCAAGTGAATATAAATAATTCAAGCACTGACATTACAGCAAACGTATATATTTCAGGAGCTGACAGACTCGACCCGCCCGACTCCTCGCTGCATGATGGAGAATATAACGGCCCTCAAAAAGTTTTGTTAAGCCGCTCAAATGGTGAAAGCAATAATATTTATTATATGATTTCCGAAATTGTAGAATATGAAGACGGATCACACGGAGGCGGGGGGAATTTGCCTAAACTCTATATAGGAGAAATTACAATCGGTGAATACGGACTCACTGAAGAGAAACAATATCATCTTATAGCATATACTGAAAGCCAAGAAGACAACACAGCAGACAGTGAGACTCTAATATGGTATATCAAGATTAAGCCCTTGCAGTCAGAAGATTTAACGAGCGAATATGCAAGCAATACTACAGCAAAAATATTTACTCTTTCAAGAGATTTTGCGGTCTGCTGGCGTGTTGATAAAGAAAATATAACTTTTTCAGAGTCAAATAATTCTGATTCTGATTCAGAGAAGGCAGGCAACTCAATATTTATTAACAGTCCTTCAGAGTCAGAGAATATCGCAGCGAAAATCTTTAATTTCTCAGTAGTAACTATAGCAGGCACAACAAAACGCGGAGTCTATCAAATTCCCGTTCAGATTTCTACGGACGGCGGAGAGTCTTGGCTTAATGAGAAAATAATAACCGTTTGA